The nucleotide window AGTATTGGAGAAGGGTCAGAGTCAAACCTGACCCGGCTGCTCAACTTCTGTCTCTACAAAGTCAGAGCTCAAAGGAGATGGAAAGGTCCATCTATAAGATTATTGCCATTCATTTAGATATCTAAATCTGTGCCAGCAGGTTTAGCTATCAGATATCTGAATTCTTGTGACACAAGTGCCACAGGGATGCTGCAATCCCCACTGAAGTCCCAGATTTTTGCCTCTGCAGCccacctgctctgccaggcaggctcagccccaTTCCTGCCTGCACCATGGCTTtggtgtcccagctgtgctgccccttCAGCAGACTGGACAGAGAAAATGCACCAGGAGTTAAggattttccccaccatgtgctcacccacacaatggaggtttggccttttaaccctttagccTCTCCCAAGGTTCTGTCCATTGACTCCTtctgtccagtggtggagatcactTCCTCAAATCCCGACTGCAGGTCAGGAGTTGCCATAGCGACAAGCCAATCCTCCCAAACATCCCAAACCCAGGCTGTCCCTTGATAACAACCCAAGGGGGTAAAACAGCCATAAATCTGCAAAACTTTCCTTAACCTATGGACATGTTATTTGTCTGTTAACAGTGAGAGCCAATCATtgcattactcatctatcacacCTACAGTGCCCTGGTACCTGCCcaggtggggctgtgcccagtgtggggctgtgcccagtgtGGGGCAGTGCCTCAGTGCCCTGGTACCTGCCCAGGTGGGGCTGTGCCTTGCTGAGGCAGCGCtaggagctggggctgtgcctgcagccaggggtTTTGTGTCTGCTGGCTGTCACCCACTGGGTAGCCCCTTGGGGAGCActggcagggctcctgctgacgatgccctgcctgcagccccacagacccactgggctctgctcccaccgAGGAATGTGAagccagctgtgtgcagggcatCTCCTGCCTGGTGTCCCCgtggctgggcacagggtcCTGTGGGGCAGAGGAGCCATGCCAGGGTCCCTCTGTGTGAAagatgtgtattttatgattggcttttcgcaaatattaaaatgaatattacatgtgttatgttagaaagttatgctgtattaattttcttaagtagtgtgttaaataaagttttaacaaaatgtaaaaatagaagctatgctatgtaagatactttttttaaagaaaggacttgcactgagatagcagccacaggacacctgaatctttcagagaaagtgAATTTATTGCTCCACTATTAGAATAAACacacttcttcctgcctcgctcagCCCTAAAGAcgccgtcaggattcagaggaagaagttggcactgaccagacagaatcctgtttttgaatggaatttatgcaccATGTATGAGATGTAGGGATATGCAACAGGTTGTTGTTTGTAAGGGCTAATCCTCCGTTAACGTGGGGCCTTTTTCGGGCTtcttttgcccagaaaaaggtacctggacatccgtaactctttgtttttattgtctcatcctgtcctaatccaaattgtccaaattattattacccTAATTATAtggctatttttataaccattttgttactattaaacttttaacaCTTTAAAACCAAGAGAGTGGGGTTTTTCACACCTCGGCCGCAGCCCCTCGTGCTCCCCTCGCTGGGCCCGGCCATGGCCCCTGGGGTTTCCTCTCCGTCCTGCCTGGTgcccggggccgggcagggctggggcagtgctggctgctgacaCACACTGCAAGGAGGTGACACACACTGCAGGGTGCTGACACACACTGCACTAAAAGGCTCCTTTCAGAGCGGAGCTGGAAGCCCCCGCGGGCCCGGCGGCCGCTCCCGGCCCTGGCGGCCTGAGGGCTCGCGGGGAGCTCTGTGCCCGCCGGAGCGCGGCCCCGAGGGCTCgcagggagctctgtgcccGCCGGAGCGCGGCCCCGAGGGCTCGCGGGGAGCTCTGTGCCCGCCGGAGCGCGGCCCCGAGGGCTCGCGGGGAGCTCCGTGCCCGCCGGAGCGCGGCCCTGAGGGCTCgcagggagctctgtgcccGCCGGAGCGCGGCCCCGAGGGCTCGCAGGGAGCTCCGTGCCCGCCGCAGCGCAGCCCTGAGGGCTCgcagggagctctgtgcccGCCGGAGCGCGGCCCCGAGGGCTCGCAGGGAGCTCCGTGCCCGCCGGAGCGCGGCCCTGAGGGTATCGCGGGCAGCTCTGTGCCCGCCG belongs to Serinus canaria isolate serCan28SL12 chromosome 7, serCan2020, whole genome shotgun sequence and includes:
- the LOC127059825 gene encoding proline-rich protein 2-like; amino-acid sequence: MGAEPVPVLSGAGRFSGEVSPGGSGAVLQCRGWSPSGPRFGGHRAPCEPSGPRCGGHRAPCEPSGPRSGGHGAPREPSGPRSGGQSSPRALGAALRRAQSCPRYPQGRAPAGTELPANPRGRAPAGTELPAIPSGPRSGGHGAPCEPSGPRSGGHRAPCEPSGLRCGGHGAPCEPSGPRSGGHRAPCEPSGPRSGGHGAPREPSGPRSGGHRAPREPSGPRSGGHRAPCEPSGPRSGGHRAPREPSGRQGRERPPGPRGLPAPL